In a genomic window of Candidatus Bathyarchaeota archaeon:
- a CDS encoding YkgJ family cysteine cluster protein, translated as MPEDNKGKTYSYDVCSECGIICCIDAKPPLTENRKKIIKQYLKENSITVSMPFTTKEYSYPSVDEASRCVFNDKTTKRCMIHPVKPETCVAGPITFDINFATKKVQFFLKKSNICAYAGDLYKDQTTLQTHFEVAKKQILVLVKELSANELRELNKIDEPETFKISEEELPKEVTEKLGL; from the coding sequence ATGCCAGAAGATAACAAAGGAAAAACCTATTCCTACGATGTTTGCAGTGAATGCGGCATTATCTGTTGCATAGACGCAAAGCCCCCTTTGACAGAGAACCGCAAAAAAATCATCAAACAATACCTAAAAGAAAACAGCATCACTGTCTCGATGCCTTTTACAACCAAAGAATACTCCTACCCTTCAGTCGATGAGGCTTCACGTTGCGTCTTCAACGACAAAACCACCAAACGTTGCATGATCCACCCAGTTAAACCCGAAACCTGCGTTGCGGGGCCCATAACTTTTGACATTAACTTTGCCACCAAAAAAGTGCAGTTTTTCCTTAAAAAATCCAACATCTGCGCCTACGCAGGGGACCTATACAAAGACCAAACGACCCTACAGACGCATTTTGAAGTCGCCAAAAAACAAATCTTGGTCCTCGTTAAGGAGCTTAGCGCCAATGAACTCCGTGAACTCAACAAGATAGATGAGCCTGAAACCTTCAAAATAAGCGAAGAGGAATTACCCAAAGAGGTAACCGAAAAGCTGGGCTTATAG
- a CDS encoding glutamate-cysteine ligase family protein codes for MECPQFTFGKELQLHVMEIKANEPFKSPVDFEQTMQAAVTTLAGIVEKHGAKLLGTGMHPLLRLHETAIWPHYHRQIYDAYGKIFNLNQHGWLNIQSFHLNLPFQTETDAIKTHNLLTNLCVYLPAIAASSPMYEGKPGGDIDNRLQFYKLSQKQVPSITGDVIPEYASSLSQYKHDIIGGYSRDLAAKGADKILLNREWVNSRGVIFRFDRSALEVRVMDEQECIKSDVALACFVRAALRGLLECETELLPHNVLVSDFNAIIKHGLSASVANPHGKIARQVCQYYLKIAQQHATPDEKPYLPLIARRIESGSLSDTIRANILRRAEKTSFHEAILDVYPTLIKCLYDNEPFF; via the coding sequence ATAGAATGCCCACAATTCACGTTCGGCAAAGAGCTTCAGTTGCACGTTATGGAAATCAAAGCTAACGAGCCGTTCAAGTCGCCAGTTGATTTCGAGCAAACCATGCAAGCCGCCGTCACAACACTAGCCGGCATTGTGGAGAAGCATGGGGCTAAATTGCTGGGTACCGGTATGCATCCCTTGCTTAGACTTCACGAGACAGCCATCTGGCCTCACTACCACCGCCAAATCTACGATGCGTATGGAAAAATCTTCAACCTCAACCAGCACGGCTGGCTAAACATCCAAAGCTTCCACCTCAATTTGCCCTTCCAAACCGAAACCGACGCCATAAAAACCCACAACCTGCTCACCAACCTCTGCGTTTATCTCCCCGCCATCGCTGCTTCTTCGCCCATGTATGAGGGGAAACCCGGCGGCGATATTGATAATCGCCTTCAATTCTACAAACTTAGCCAAAAACAAGTCCCCTCCATAACAGGTGACGTTATCCCCGAATATGCGTCCTCTTTAAGCCAGTACAAGCATGACATCATTGGTGGATACAGCAGAGATTTGGCAGCGAAGGGTGCGGATAAGATTCTGCTGAATCGGGAATGGGTAAACTCCCGGGGCGTGATTTTCCGTTTCGACCGTTCCGCGCTGGAGGTCCGAGTGATGGATGAGCAGGAATGCATAAAATCTGATGTTGCGTTGGCTTGTTTTGTGCGAGCCGCCCTAAGGGGGCTGCTTGAATGCGAGACAGAACTATTACCCCATAATGTTTTGGTCAGCGACTTCAACGCCATAATCAAACATGGCTTATCCGCCTCAGTTGCTAATCCGCATGGAAAAATCGCGCGGCAAGTCTGCCAATACTACCTAAAAATCGCTCAACAACACGCCACACCCGACGAAAAACCCTATCTTCCCCTGATTGCGCGCCGAATCGAATCAGGCAGCCTCTCCGACACAATACGCGCCAATATCCTGCGTCGCGCAGAAAAAACCAGTTTCCACGAAGCAATCCTAGACGTGTATCCAACCCTTATTAAGTGCCTATATGATAATGAACCCTTCTTCTAA
- a CDS encoding RimK family alpha-L-glutamate ligase — translation MSKIACFVEKYNFTDPREQAALQNFKNAAEQAGSQFNFLFREDIQTIPNYDAVFIRATTDPLFTAYIVSKTAYELGLKVIDDPQSIKICANKIYQYELFEKHDIPRIPTVFLSKDELHHKKINEIFSELGKPVVIKAPYTSFSRYVEKAACETSFRDVAKRFFKKSDVLAIQKFTPTAFDWRVGVLGDDVLYVCKYMIPKGKWKHGAKLRGKPTVVWGRTVSLEKKDMPPRLREVALKACSVIGKGLYGVDLKEVNGDYVVVEVNDNPSIYAGYEDQMAPDIYKRIIAYLSD, via the coding sequence GTGTCTAAAATCGCATGCTTTGTCGAAAAATACAATTTCACTGACCCCAGAGAACAAGCTGCACTTCAAAACTTCAAAAATGCAGCTGAACAAGCAGGGTCACAATTCAATTTCCTCTTCCGAGAAGACATCCAAACAATACCCAACTATGACGCCGTCTTCATACGCGCCACCACTGACCCCCTCTTCACCGCCTACATCGTCTCCAAAACCGCCTATGAACTCGGCTTAAAAGTCATCGACGACCCCCAATCCATCAAAATCTGCGCTAACAAAATCTACCAATACGAACTCTTCGAAAAACATGACATCCCCCGCATCCCAACCGTCTTTTTAAGCAAAGACGAGTTACACCACAAAAAAATCAACGAAATCTTTAGCGAACTCGGCAAACCCGTCGTCATCAAAGCGCCTTACACAAGCTTTAGCCGCTACGTCGAAAAAGCCGCGTGTGAAACTAGCTTTCGAGATGTCGCTAAACGGTTCTTCAAAAAATCCGATGTGCTTGCCATCCAGAAATTTACGCCTACCGCGTTTGATTGGCGTGTCGGCGTCTTAGGCGACGATGTCCTCTACGTCTGCAAATACATGATTCCTAAGGGTAAATGGAAGCATGGTGCTAAACTCCGCGGCAAACCCACCGTCGTGTGGGGGCGCACTGTTAGTTTGGAGAAGAAGGATATGCCGCCGCGTCTGCGGGAAGTGGCTTTGAAAGCCTGCAGCGTCATCGGCAAAGGCCTCTACGGCGTGGACCTAAAAGAAGTCAACGGAGATTACGTGGTGGTGGAGGTTAACGATAACCCCAGCATCTACGCGGGCTACGAGGACCAAATGGCCCCCGACATCTACAAACGTATCATCGCCTACCTATCCGATTAG
- a CDS encoding SCP2 sterol-binding domain-containing protein, translated as MEAQTPKEFFEKQAPAQFKAEKAKGIDVVAQINLTGMEGGNWTVTVKDQKLIITEGTDSAAALTLKMSDVDFMSMVNGKLSAEKAFFTGRVQFKGNIAVALKLKDAGFL; from the coding sequence ATGGAAGCACAAACCCCCAAAGAATTTTTCGAAAAACAAGCACCAGCACAATTTAAAGCTGAAAAAGCAAAGGGCATCGATGTGGTAGCACAGATTAACTTAACAGGTATGGAAGGCGGCAACTGGACAGTTACCGTTAAAGACCAAAAACTCATCATAACCGAGGGCACCGACTCCGCAGCTGCATTAACGTTGAAGATGAGCGACGTTGACTTTATGTCAATGGTTAACGGGAAGCTGAGTGCCGAGAAAGCCTTCTTCACGGGGCGAGTGCAATTTAAAGGCAACATCGCCGTTGCGCTTAAACTAAAAGACGCGGGCTTTCTATAA
- a CDS encoding Coenzyme F420 hydrogenase/dehydrogenase, beta subunit C-terminal domain: protein MSNNKSEPQNSRAKEDAEIEQQFLKGTKDPELGVHSNLFSARCNFRGQDGGVVTALLIKGLREGLFDAAIVVKRMEGYTAEAAVAQTSEEIEEAKGSKYLKVNVAKKAKELIKQGKTRLAVVCTPCEGRVMRKIQQALEDKAEIVIVGLFCFETFNANQLREQIKMRLNVDVNSAEKTEIRQGKFTMQVEGKEYACKVKELDCAAEKACGFCGDFVSRFADISVGSAGSKRGFSTVIVRSDVGEKLIKGLDCTLESVDKEDIAKLVRFKAERAKKAFAALQNPDMQRV from the coding sequence ATGTCAAACAACAAAAGTGAACCCCAAAATTCCAGAGCAAAAGAGGACGCTGAAATTGAACAGCAATTCCTTAAAGGAACCAAAGACCCCGAACTCGGCGTCCACTCCAACCTGTTTTCGGCGCGATGCAACTTTAGAGGGCAGGATGGCGGCGTGGTAACGGCTTTGCTGATTAAAGGGCTGAGGGAGGGCTTGTTTGATGCAGCCATTGTGGTTAAGCGCATGGAGGGGTATACTGCTGAGGCAGCGGTAGCGCAGACATCAGAAGAAATTGAGGAGGCAAAAGGTTCTAAGTACCTCAAAGTTAACGTTGCTAAAAAAGCCAAAGAACTCATAAAGCAAGGTAAAACCCGCTTAGCCGTTGTTTGCACACCCTGTGAAGGTAGGGTCATGCGGAAAATCCAGCAAGCCCTTGAGGATAAAGCCGAAATAGTGATTGTGGGGCTCTTTTGCTTTGAAACCTTCAACGCCAATCAACTAAGAGAACAGATAAAAATGCGACTGAACGTGGACGTGAATAGTGCTGAAAAAACAGAGATTAGGCAGGGTAAATTTACAATGCAGGTTGAAGGCAAAGAGTATGCCTGTAAAGTGAAGGAGTTGGACTGCGCTGCTGAGAAGGCGTGTGGGTTTTGTGGGGATTTTGTTTCGCGGTTTGCGGATATTTCGGTGGGTTCGGCGGGTAGCAAGAGGGGGTTCTCAACGGTTATTGTACGCTCGGATGTTGGGGAAAAACTAATCAAAGGATTGGATTGCACCCTGGAGTCGGTGGATAAGGAAGATATCGCTAAATTGGTCAGGTTCAAGGCGGAACGCGCCAAAAAAGCCTTTGCAGCCTTACAAAACCCAGATATGCAACGCGTATAG
- a CDS encoding RimK-like ATPgrasp N-terminal domain-containing protein codes for MVVSNVGLSDDLHALKPSAFLESSIKDTTINISTNYRYLKSGYYVSLHAEVLGSTVIPSCENIIDSSRTPILLLRAARANIPTLPFLVTDSVKKIIDEIHLPVVVFAVNPFIYEGYETAQNKSALYRAMKSLGMNYKFTVCAQPLVGRMLTVKTVFGKCQTVDEQIQGIAEQVFQLFRVPLCKLHIQKTQDQAFLCGLEPIKESELAKNDLEVISKEITRLISQQDEHLSV; via the coding sequence TTGGTCGTCTCAAATGTCGGCCTATCAGATGATTTACATGCGCTAAAACCTTCAGCGTTTCTTGAATCATCAATCAAAGACACTACCATCAACATTAGCACAAATTATCGTTACCTCAAATCAGGCTACTACGTGTCGCTACATGCAGAAGTCTTAGGCAGCACCGTTATCCCATCATGCGAAAACATCATCGACTCCAGCCGCACCCCAATTCTACTGTTACGTGCAGCACGCGCCAACATCCCAACCTTGCCGTTTCTCGTTACCGATTCAGTCAAAAAAATCATCGACGAAATTCATCTGCCCGTGGTGGTTTTTGCAGTTAACCCCTTCATCTACGAAGGCTACGAAACCGCCCAAAACAAAAGCGCACTATATCGTGCAATGAAGAGCTTAGGCATGAACTACAAATTCACCGTATGCGCTCAACCCCTAGTAGGTCGAATGTTGACGGTTAAAACTGTTTTTGGGAAATGCCAAACCGTCGACGAACAAATTCAGGGTATCGCCGAACAAGTTTTCCAACTCTTTAGGGTGCCACTTTGCAAACTGCACATCCAAAAAACACAGGACCAAGCGTTTCTCTGTGGATTAGAGCCCATCAAAGAATCTGAGTTGGCAAAGAATGACTTAGAGGTAATCTCCAAGGAGATTACGAGGCTGATTTCTCAGCAGGATGAACACCTCAGTGTCTAA
- a CDS encoding coenzyme F420-0:L-glutamate ligase, with product MLICTLGIFMNSVQVIAVEGLPLIQKGNNLGKLIVEAAEKQGTPLQSNDVVVVTHVVVSKAEGNVINLDTVNPSERAQEIAAQTKKDPALVQVILNETKEIVRIGQNSIITETKSGIICANAGVDRSNVSGDRNVVPLPENPNASAQHIRSEIKRAAGVDVAVIVSDTHGRPFRMGEINIAVGTSGFKPIRDRRGEKDLFGYVLRIKQTAVADELASAAELVIGQANEGIPVAIIRGYHYLPSEESSATSLTRAKEKDLFR from the coding sequence TTGCTAATATGCACTTTAGGCATCTTCATGAATTCGGTTCAAGTCATTGCAGTCGAAGGCTTACCATTAATACAAAAAGGAAACAATTTAGGAAAACTCATCGTAGAAGCGGCAGAGAAACAGGGTACGCCACTTCAATCAAACGATGTGGTGGTAGTTACGCATGTGGTGGTTTCAAAAGCTGAGGGAAACGTCATCAACTTAGACACCGTAAATCCCTCTGAGCGAGCCCAAGAAATCGCGGCGCAAACCAAAAAGGACCCTGCCCTAGTCCAAGTTATTCTAAACGAAACCAAAGAAATCGTACGCATAGGACAAAACAGCATCATAACAGAAACTAAAAGCGGCATAATCTGCGCCAACGCGGGAGTAGACCGCTCAAACGTTTCTGGCGACCGAAACGTGGTACCGTTGCCCGAAAACCCAAATGCATCCGCTCAACACATTCGAAGTGAAATTAAACGTGCAGCGGGAGTGGATGTGGCAGTTATTGTTTCGGACACTCATGGGCGACCGTTTCGGATGGGCGAAATCAACATTGCCGTGGGCACATCAGGGTTTAAGCCTATTCGAGACCGTCGAGGCGAAAAAGACCTGTTTGGGTATGTTCTAAGAATTAAGCAGACGGCGGTTGCAGACGAGTTGGCTTCCGCCGCGGAACTCGTTATTGGGCAAGCCAACGAGGGCATCCCAGTTGCGATTATTCGAGGATACCATTATCTGCCAAGCGAAGAATCCTCAGCTACAAGTTTAACTAGGGCCAAAGAGAAAGACCTATTCCGCTGA
- a CDS encoding deoxyhypusine synthase translates to MPKASPKAHKVAVKDYEFTENMTVDELVKQMEAAWGFTAGKLATGVNIMQAMIEDKKCVKFLSFTADIIATGTRGVIRELVKRKLVDVIITTCGTLDHDVARCTKDYYKGSFIMSDSKLHKEGVNRLGNVLVPNDSYGIVIEKKIIALLEELYKEGKKELSTAELNREIGLRCCDETSIAYWAAKNDIPIIVPGPTDGSVGYQLWFFSQDHRDFRINILKDEEYLNNLVFDSKKSGALIVGGGISKHHTIWWNQFKDGLDYVIYITTADEWDGSLSGARPREAVSWGKINEKAKRIMIEGDATMVMPIMTSALIDRLNKKQTKKA, encoded by the coding sequence ATGCCTAAAGCATCACCTAAAGCACATAAAGTGGCAGTGAAAGATTACGAGTTCACAGAAAACATGACGGTAGATGAGCTTGTTAAACAGATGGAGGCGGCATGGGGTTTCACCGCTGGCAAGCTGGCGACAGGCGTCAACATCATGCAAGCCATGATAGAGGACAAAAAATGCGTCAAATTCCTCAGCTTCACCGCCGACATCATAGCTACTGGAACCCGAGGCGTAATACGCGAACTGGTCAAACGCAAACTCGTCGACGTCATAATCACTACTTGCGGAACCCTAGACCATGACGTTGCCCGCTGCACAAAGGACTACTACAAGGGCAGCTTCATTATGAGCGACAGCAAACTCCACAAGGAAGGCGTAAACCGACTTGGCAACGTATTGGTCCCCAACGACAGCTATGGCATAGTTATTGAAAAGAAAATCATCGCGCTCCTCGAAGAACTCTACAAAGAAGGCAAAAAAGAACTCTCAACAGCAGAGCTTAACCGCGAAATCGGTTTGCGGTGCTGCGACGAAACCAGCATTGCGTATTGGGCAGCCAAAAACGACATACCTATCATTGTGCCGGGTCCAACCGATGGCTCCGTAGGTTACCAGCTTTGGTTTTTTAGCCAAGACCACCGTGACTTCCGTATAAATATTCTAAAAGATGAAGAGTACCTAAACAACCTCGTCTTTGACTCTAAAAAATCGGGTGCACTCATAGTCGGCGGCGGCATCAGCAAACACCACACAATTTGGTGGAACCAATTCAAAGACGGACTTGACTACGTCATCTACATAACCACCGCAGACGAATGGGACGGAAGCCTCAGCGGCGCCCGACCACGCGAAGCCGTGTCATGGGGCAAAATCAACGAAAAAGCCAAACGCATCATGATTGAAGGCGACGCCACCATGGTGATGCCCATAATGACAAGCGCCCTAATTGACCGCTTAAACAAGAAGCAAACTAAGAAAGCTTGA
- a CDS encoding cation:proton antiporter, whose product MSFELQIITDLAVLMVIASVVAFIFYKLKQPLVIGYLIAGIIIGPYSPPFSFVNNIDFLNVFAEIGVILLLFTVGLEFPIQKLRSIGRVVIGVSAIEITAMLLISYAVGASLHWGMYDTLFLGAALASSSTTIIAKVLSDSGHMKEISSTIMLGILVVEDVVVVIILAMLQNFAVANVISVTDTMWLVAKLVIFIGGTLVIGSLFLPKVTNRIAKVQNQELLYIFMLGICFAFAILATQIGFSAAIGAFIIGVVFARSRVREEINREIGPFKIVFGAIFFVSMGALMDITLITSYWFPAIVITIAVVLTKLVSCGFGTRMFGYDKKTSMRVGLGMAQIGEFAFIIVKAGQDLGVISDFLLPIIGVATMITAFLTPYLIKFSFRSEPKTKSVWPDWDDNHSQL is encoded by the coding sequence ATGAGCTTTGAGCTTCAAATCATCACTGACCTTGCTGTCCTAATGGTTATCGCTTCAGTGGTTGCATTCATATTCTACAAGCTAAAACAACCCCTCGTCATCGGTTACCTAATCGCAGGCATAATCATTGGGCCTTACTCGCCGCCATTTAGCTTCGTCAACAACATCGACTTCCTAAACGTGTTTGCTGAAATTGGCGTAATTTTGCTACTTTTCACTGTTGGCTTAGAATTTCCCATACAGAAACTCCGCTCCATCGGGCGCGTAGTAATCGGGGTCTCTGCCATAGAAATAACCGCTATGCTTCTGATAAGCTACGCCGTTGGCGCCTCTTTGCATTGGGGCATGTATGACACATTGTTTTTGGGCGCCGCTCTCGCCAGCAGCAGCACCACCATCATCGCCAAAGTTCTAAGCGACTCAGGACACATGAAAGAAATCTCATCCACCATCATGCTAGGCATCCTAGTTGTCGAAGACGTTGTCGTGGTGATTATTTTAGCGATGCTTCAAAACTTTGCAGTAGCCAACGTCATCTCCGTAACCGACACTATGTGGTTAGTGGCGAAACTGGTGATTTTCATAGGAGGAACCTTAGTTATCGGCAGCCTTTTCTTACCCAAAGTCACCAACCGCATAGCCAAAGTGCAAAACCAAGAATTACTCTACATCTTTATGTTAGGCATCTGCTTTGCCTTTGCAATCCTAGCGACCCAAATCGGCTTCTCAGCAGCCATCGGCGCCTTCATAATCGGCGTAGTATTTGCCCGCTCAAGAGTACGCGAAGAAATTAACCGCGAAATTGGGCCTTTCAAAATCGTGTTTGGAGCCATTTTCTTCGTCTCCATGGGCGCTTTGATGGATATTACCCTAATCACCTCCTATTGGTTTCCAGCAATCGTCATAACCATCGCGGTGGTGTTGACAAAACTCGTAAGTTGCGGCTTTGGAACCCGCATGTTTGGCTACGACAAAAAAACATCCATGCGCGTCGGGTTAGGGATGGCTCAAATCGGCGAATTCGCCTTCATAATCGTAAAGGCAGGTCAGGACTTAGGCGTGATAAGTGACTTTCTGCTGCCCATAATCGGGGTCGCCACCATGATTACCGCTTTCTTAACTCCCTATCTTATCAAATTCTCGTTTAGAAGTGAACCCAAAACGAAATCTGTTTGGCCAGATTGGGACGATAATCATAGTCAGCTTTAA
- a CDS encoding helix-turn-helix domain-containing protein — protein MAKSNGEIETVIFQALAHPMRRTIITILGGNTKGLLYTELITELGLPTGKMNYHIEQLEGLILKNEENRYVLTSLGVKALNQLNQLKAEVTNEDMKFLSIAEQSRRGSLEPMLKGFLRICVFGSIAVIVLMGVIAYGAYSEGAAPLFLWVILPIFMAIEVGVAIVLIRALRNIPPWLRRLEKKVIETS, from the coding sequence ATGGCTAAATCCAACGGAGAAATCGAAACAGTCATCTTCCAAGCGCTTGCTCACCCAATGCGGCGCACAATAATCACTATTCTGGGAGGCAACACCAAGGGTCTGCTTTATACAGAGTTAATTACCGAGTTAGGCTTGCCAACTGGGAAAATGAATTATCACATTGAGCAGCTGGAAGGTTTAATCTTGAAAAATGAAGAAAACCGATATGTTTTGACGTCTTTGGGCGTAAAGGCGCTCAACCAGCTAAACCAACTCAAAGCAGAGGTTACAAACGAGGACATGAAGTTCCTCAGTATCGCTGAGCAAAGTCGCAGAGGAAGTCTCGAGCCCATGCTGAAAGGATTTCTGCGGATATGTGTGTTTGGCTCCATCGCGGTCATCGTATTAATGGGTGTTATTGCCTACGGAGCTTATTCGGAGGGAGCAGCCCCATTGTTTTTATGGGTAATTCTGCCAATTTTTATGGCTATCGAAGTTGGCGTTGCTATAGTACTTATTCGTGCGCTCAGAAATATACCTCCATGGCTTCGACGTTTGGAAAAAAAGGTCATAGAAACAAGCTAA
- a CDS encoding GNAT family N-acetyltransferase, translating to MTDLCFGETLTDKPKIRYTQGNHDVLDQIESLWIDLNQYHCQRSLNFKDHYNDMTFEKRKAYLLKKAQRGVLHVDLAFDEATGETVGYLVSSVVEKTGEIESVFVRAKYRNMGVGGSLMQNALAWMEQQGATSKIVEVSVGNEGAFDFYGRFGFLPRKTVLQQPVKPI from the coding sequence ATGACAGACTTGTGCTTCGGCGAGACCTTGACTGATAAACCCAAAATCCGCTACACCCAAGGAAACCACGATGTCCTTGACCAAATCGAGTCGCTCTGGATAGACCTAAACCAATACCACTGCCAGCGGTCCCTCAACTTCAAAGACCACTATAATGATATGACTTTTGAGAAACGCAAAGCTTACCTCCTAAAGAAGGCTCAACGTGGCGTTTTACATGTTGATTTGGCTTTTGATGAAGCCACAGGCGAGACGGTAGGTTACTTGGTCAGCAGTGTAGTTGAAAAAACTGGTGAAATTGAGTCAGTTTTTGTCCGTGCCAAATACCGCAATATGGGTGTTGGCGGTTCCTTGATGCAGAATGCGTTGGCTTGGATGGAACAACAGGGTGCAACATCAAAAATTGTTGAGGTCAGCGTAGGCAATGAGGGCGCTTTCGACTTCTATGGTCGGTTTGGTTTTCTACCCAGAAAAACCGTGCTGCAACAACCCGTAAAGCCTATTTAG
- a CDS encoding deoxyhypusine synthase, which produces MSNDSYFQKKLEPIKVTKQKPISQLLKEMGKTAYQGRKLGEAVDVWENMIKEKDIVIAMGFAGSMSTAGQWTIINWLIENRFIDVLVSTGANVSEDIVDAMGFGYYQGSHMVNDEQLLHDDVNRYYDVYGKETDYRKMEEVVTDFVMTCNQDYQYTSAEFLHGLGKYLGKKKIPAITATAAAHGVPIFSPAMVDSAYGETFLLAKNQGHNVHIDSVKEFDQFIQIGTKTKEVGVIYIGGGVPKDLTQLIAISVSPMTKDEGVKGRNGGLRKGLQEYYYPHKYAIQITTDSPQWGGLSGCTLEEAISWGKINSKEGTRAVCYCDATIALPLICHALSERVPEKRKGPDLSWIFKDMPKA; this is translated from the coding sequence ATGAGTAACGATTCATACTTCCAAAAGAAACTCGAACCAATCAAAGTCACCAAACAGAAACCTATCTCACAATTACTAAAAGAAATGGGTAAAACCGCCTATCAAGGCCGCAAACTAGGCGAAGCTGTCGACGTCTGGGAAAACATGATTAAAGAAAAAGACATAGTCATCGCTATGGGCTTCGCTGGCTCCATGTCTACTGCGGGGCAATGGACCATAATTAACTGGCTTATTGAGAACCGCTTCATCGACGTCTTAGTCTCAACAGGCGCCAACGTGTCTGAGGACATCGTGGACGCTATGGGTTTTGGCTACTATCAAGGCAGCCACATGGTTAACGACGAGCAACTCCTCCACGACGACGTTAACCGCTACTATGACGTTTACGGCAAAGAAACCGACTACCGCAAGATGGAAGAAGTCGTCACTGACTTCGTTATGACCTGCAACCAAGACTACCAATACACCAGCGCCGAATTCCTCCACGGACTCGGCAAGTATTTGGGCAAAAAGAAAATCCCCGCCATAACCGCAACCGCAGCAGCCCACGGCGTACCCATCTTTAGCCCCGCTATGGTTGACAGCGCCTACGGCGAAACCTTCCTGCTCGCCAAAAACCAAGGCCACAACGTCCACATTGACTCTGTGAAAGAATTTGACCAATTCATCCAGATCGGAACCAAAACCAAAGAAGTCGGCGTCATCTACATCGGCGGCGGCGTCCCCAAAGACCTCACTCAGCTTATCGCCATATCCGTGTCGCCTATGACTAAAGATGAAGGCGTCAAAGGACGAAACGGCGGTCTACGCAAAGGGCTTCAGGAATATTATTACCCCCACAAATACGCCATCCAAATCACCACTGATTCTCCACAATGGGGCGGATTATCGGGTTGTACACTTGAAGAGGCGATTAGCTGGGGTAAAATCAACAGCAAAGAAGGCACCCGCGCCGTCTGCTACTGTGACGCCACCATCGCATTGCCGCTGATTTGCCACGCCCTATCCGAACGCGTCCCAGAAAAACGGAAAGGTCCAGACCTAAGCTGGATCTTCAAAGACATGCCAAAGGCATAA